The following proteins come from a genomic window of Paenibacillus spongiae:
- a CDS encoding lasso peptide biosynthesis PqqD family chaperone, protein MIKNRQIQLDDVIVQQPGHIVSDMDGETVMLSVEIGKYYNLGDVGGSIWSGIQSPITVHQLVADLMTKYAVEQAECEEQVIAFLEQLLEEGLVTKQ, encoded by the coding sequence ATGATTAAGAACAGACAAATTCAACTTGACGACGTCATTGTTCAACAGCCCGGACACATTGTAAGCGACATGGATGGCGAAACCGTCATGCTTAGCGTGGAAATCGGCAAATATTACAATCTGGGCGATGTTGGCGGATCGATCTGGAGCGGAATTCAATCGCCGATTACGGTTCATCAGCTGGTAGCGGATTTGATGACGAAATATGCGGTTGAACAAGCGGAGTGCGAGGAGCAAGTGATTGCTTTCCTGGAGCAGCTGCTGGAGGAAGGCTTAGTGACCAAGCAATAG
- a CDS encoding HPr kinase/phosphorylase produces MLDTVSKTVYKAFGYHIQSDIPLPELQLSGNDGTGVDIVIRTTDLTDEWSRLVSPQKLVVTENRVMFEVADTAIFSIHGGKTIDVTPKEGASGDRIRLFILGSCMGSLLLQRRILPLHGSAVAIDGKAYAIIGSSGNGKSTLASALLQRGFQLLSDDVIAVTLGDDHVPYVIPAYPQQKLWQESMHAFGMETSEYRPLYDRETKYAIPVRSQFAQEALPLAGIFELVKTESGQARLRGIERLERLQLLYRHTYRNFLLADSGLMQWHLHTTASFAGKVDIYQLSRPLQQFTAHQLSSILLTAIGKENTTND; encoded by the coding sequence ATGCTTGATACGGTTAGCAAGACGGTATACAAAGCATTCGGCTATCATATTCAAAGTGACATTCCTTTGCCGGAATTGCAGCTTAGCGGGAATGACGGGACAGGTGTTGACATTGTTATTCGAACGACCGATTTGACAGATGAATGGTCCAGGCTTGTCTCGCCCCAGAAGCTTGTCGTAACGGAGAATCGGGTCATGTTCGAGGTTGCGGATACGGCCATCTTTTCTATTCATGGAGGCAAAACGATCGATGTAACACCTAAGGAAGGCGCAAGCGGGGATCGAATCCGCCTCTTCATCCTGGGCAGCTGTATGGGGTCGCTGCTGCTGCAAAGAAGAATTCTTCCTTTGCACGGAAGCGCGGTAGCCATCGATGGCAAGGCGTATGCGATCATCGGGAGTTCCGGGAACGGAAAATCGACGCTCGCATCGGCATTGCTGCAGAGAGGCTTCCAGCTGCTAAGCGATGATGTCATCGCCGTTACGTTGGGTGATGACCATGTACCGTATGTGATACCGGCTTACCCGCAGCAGAAGCTGTGGCAGGAAAGTATGCATGCCTTCGGAATGGAAACGAGTGAATACCGTCCATTGTACGACCGGGAAACCAAATATGCGATACCGGTCCGGTCTCAATTCGCTCAAGAAGCTCTTCCGTTAGCGGGGATTTTCGAGCTTGTGAAGACAGAATCCGGGCAAGCCCGTCTCAGAGGGATTGAACGACTGGAACGCTTGCAGCTATTATATCGCCATACGTACCGTAACTTTCTGCTCGCAGACAGCGGTTTAATGCAGTGGCATCTGCATACGACGGCGAGCTTTGCAGGCAAGGTTGACATCTACCAGCTCAGCAGGCCATTGCAGCAATTTACGGCGCATCAGCTATCGTCCATCCTATTAACAGCGATTGGAAAGGAGAATACAACCAATGATTAA
- a CDS encoding CpsD/CapB family tyrosine-protein kinase has protein sequence MAHKKQKLDNAFLSKGLISYIDPESASSEQYRSIRTNIELLPMDEPLRLIMVTSPGYKEGKTLTAMNLAVSMAQQGKRILIIDAHVKKADLSAMFNLSEHVGLTNVLTGRAELLDTVHATDIGKLDVLASGTSMDHISELLQPRSMKEILDSGKEHYDMMIIDAPPVLHASEVKLLAHYCDGVIMVVRNNRTKNAAAAAAKETLAFSGAKMMGIIMNQF, from the coding sequence TTGGCTCATAAGAAACAAAAGCTGGATAATGCTTTCTTGAGCAAGGGACTGATTAGTTATATCGACCCGGAGTCGGCCTCATCCGAGCAATACCGCAGCATTCGGACCAATATTGAGCTGCTGCCGATGGACGAACCGCTTCGGCTGATCATGGTCACGTCTCCGGGCTACAAGGAAGGCAAGACGCTAACGGCGATGAACCTGGCAGTGTCGATGGCTCAGCAAGGCAAACGAATCCTTATTATCGACGCTCATGTTAAGAAAGCCGATCTTAGTGCCATGTTCAATCTATCGGAGCACGTCGGGTTAACTAATGTGCTCACCGGAAGGGCAGAGCTGCTGGATACGGTGCACGCGACGGATATCGGCAAATTGGATGTCCTCGCCAGCGGCACGTCCATGGATCATATCAGTGAACTGCTTCAGCCTCGCTCCATGAAAGAGATCCTTGACTCCGGGAAGGAGCATTATGACATGATGATTATCGATGCGCCTCCTGTTCTGCATGCGTCGGAAGTGAAGTTGCTGGCTCATTATTGCGATGGTGTCATTATGGTTGTCCGCAACAATAGAACGAAGAACGCGGCAGCGGCAGCAGCCAAGGAAACATTGGCGTTCTCCGGCGCCAAAATGATGGGTATTATCATGAATCAATTTTAA
- a CDS encoding asparagine synthase-related protein, with protein MSAIAGIYHFNGDPIVVEHGGRLMDALQRFPANRVDTWHKDGVFLGCHAQWITNESIHEQLPYYDPNRRLAITADAIIDNRDELFEKLQVEHSRRQGMSDSELILLAYQKWGEESPKYLVGDFAFMIWDESRQQLFGARDFSGARTLYYYRNNEQLAFCTVMNPLFSLPYVEKRLNEEWLAEYIAITGMFEPPNCGVTVYKEIEHLPPAHYITISSSGVKVTRYNTFANVSPLKLKSNTDYEEAFRDVFQRAVTSRLRTNRQVGAYLSGGLDSGSVASFAAKALQKENRVLHTYSYVPVDDFVDWTPKYKMANERPNIQATVQHVGNIQPNYLSFGDRSPFSEMDDWLDIMETPYKSFENSFWLKGIYERAQQEEIGILLNGQRGNYGISWGPALDYYMTLMRGMKWFRLMREVNKYSANIGVDKDRIYRVVSRKAFPILNRWRPVSEPYEFPQLVNPEFAMQTGIYDRLHDRKFTGIGTTADLPSDPMEARKEHFERLHVWSISGARGAKLSLRYSVRGHDPTNDLRVIRYCLSLPMEQFVQNGVDRSLIRRSTEGYLPDQVRLNQRVRGIQAADLIHRMIPAWPAFVDELRRMSQDTQMQQIIHMPVIQNGLALVEQGPKPETAYNPQIKILMRSLIIYRFLQKNF; from the coding sequence ATGAGTGCAATTGCGGGAATTTACCATTTCAACGGAGATCCAATCGTTGTCGAGCATGGGGGCCGCTTGATGGATGCCCTGCAGCGCTTCCCGGCTAACCGTGTGGATACGTGGCATAAGGACGGGGTGTTTCTAGGTTGCCATGCCCAGTGGATTACGAATGAATCGATTCATGAGCAGCTGCCTTATTATGACCCTAACAGGCGTCTTGCCATTACGGCAGACGCGATCATCGATAACCGGGATGAATTATTCGAAAAGCTGCAGGTGGAGCACAGCCGCAGACAAGGGATGTCGGATAGCGAGCTTATTTTGCTCGCATACCAGAAGTGGGGAGAAGAATCGCCTAAATACCTGGTCGGAGATTTTGCCTTTATGATCTGGGATGAAAGCCGTCAGCAGCTATTTGGCGCCCGTGACTTCTCCGGCGCTCGGACGCTGTACTACTACCGGAATAATGAGCAGCTAGCGTTCTGTACGGTCATGAATCCGCTCTTCTCCTTGCCTTATGTAGAGAAGAGACTGAATGAGGAATGGCTGGCCGAATATATTGCCATTACCGGCATGTTTGAACCGCCGAATTGCGGAGTTACGGTCTATAAAGAAATCGAACATCTTCCGCCCGCTCATTACATAACAATATCTTCTAGTGGAGTGAAGGTGACCCGATATAATACTTTTGCGAATGTATCACCGCTTAAGCTGAAATCAAATACGGACTATGAAGAGGCATTTAGGGATGTCTTTCAGCGCGCAGTAACATCGCGGCTGCGTACGAACCGCCAAGTGGGTGCTTATTTGAGCGGAGGATTGGATTCAGGCTCTGTTGCCAGCTTTGCGGCCAAGGCTCTGCAGAAGGAAAATCGCGTTCTGCATACGTACAGCTATGTCCCTGTTGATGATTTTGTAGATTGGACACCCAAATATAAGATGGCGAATGAAAGACCCAACATCCAAGCGACCGTGCAGCATGTCGGGAATATTCAGCCCAACTATTTGAGCTTTGGGGACCGAAGTCCTTTCTCGGAGATGGATGACTGGCTTGATATCATGGAGACGCCCTACAAGTCCTTCGAGAACTCCTTCTGGCTGAAAGGCATCTATGAGAGAGCGCAGCAGGAGGAGATCGGCATCCTGCTGAATGGACAGCGCGGGAATTATGGCATCTCTTGGGGACCTGCATTGGATTATTATATGACCCTAATGAGAGGCATGAAGTGGTTTCGACTTATGCGGGAAGTTAACAAGTACAGCGCGAATATCGGCGTAGACAAAGACCGTATTTATCGAGTTGTCAGCCGTAAGGCGTTCCCTATATTAAACCGCTGGAGACCTGTAAGTGAACCTTATGAGTTTCCGCAATTGGTTAATCCGGAATTTGCAATGCAGACCGGAATTTATGATAGGCTTCACGACCGTAAGTTCACGGGAATTGGAACGACAGCCGATCTGCCTTCCGATCCAATGGAAGCCAGAAAAGAACATTTTGAACGCCTCCATGTATGGAGTATTTCAGGGGCTAGAGGTGCCAAATTATCTTTGCGCTATTCCGTGAGAGGTCATGATCCGACCAATGATTTGCGGGTGATCCGATATTGTCTGTCGCTTCCCATGGAGCAGTTCGTTCAGAATGGCGTGGATCGGTCGTTAATCAGAAGGTCGACAGAAGGTTACCTGCCTGATCAGGTTCGATTGAACCAGCGTGTTAGGGGAATCCAGGCAGCTGATTTGATCCATCGGATGATTCCGGCTTGGCCGGCATTCGTTGACGAGCTGCGGCGTATGAGCCAGGATACGCAAATGCAGCAAATCATTCATATGCCAGTGATCCAAAACGGACTTGCATTGGTTGAGCAGGGGCCCAAGCCCGAAACGGCCTATAATCCCCAAATTAAAATTCTTATGCGCAGTTTGATTATCTATCGATTTCTGCAAAAAAACTTCTGA
- a CDS encoding YveK family protein has translation MNNLHTAKEINIKEWLLVLKQRWLTILIVTVVIATAGVLYSSRPAVPLYQVSARMIVHSDTDTFNTIRVLLKEPIVLEKVSGELKLNRSVNGLRNQVFTSNVDGTQVALVSVVDPDPRVAAAIANETVEQLKQAARELLNFTGITVLSDANGSGSQEPINPQNQIRNNILSIMIGLVFGIGAALLRNSLDDTIRLEHRAKDLAGVPILGTVTRIKAKPLTKKAKQLTSGISVRGETVGS, from the coding sequence ATGAATAATCTGCACACAGCGAAAGAAATCAATATTAAGGAATGGCTTCTAGTCCTAAAGCAACGATGGTTAACCATTCTTATCGTTACGGTAGTAATCGCAACAGCGGGCGTGTTATACAGCTCTCGTCCTGCTGTGCCGCTCTATCAGGTATCCGCAAGAATGATCGTTCATTCGGACACCGATACTTTCAATACGATACGGGTATTGTTAAAGGAACCGATCGTACTGGAGAAGGTGTCCGGCGAGCTGAAGCTTAACCGGTCGGTCAATGGGCTCAGGAATCAAGTTTTCACCAGCAATGTGGATGGCACGCAGGTGGCTCTGGTCTCCGTTGTTGATCCCGATCCAAGGGTTGCCGCTGCAATTGCCAATGAAACGGTAGAACAGTTGAAGCAAGCTGCCAGGGAGCTGTTGAATTTTACCGGCATTACAGTTCTGTCGGATGCCAATGGCAGCGGATCTCAGGAGCCGATCAATCCGCAGAATCAAATACGGAATAATATTCTGAGTATTATGATCGGCCTTGTGTTTGGGATTGGCGCGGCTCTTCTTCGTAACTCTCTGGATGATACGATCAGATTGGAGCATAGGGCAAAGGACTTGGCAGGAGTCCCCATTCTAGGAACCGTAACAAGAATTAAGGCAAAGCCGTTAACGAAGAAAGCGAAGCAGCTAACGTCCGGCATTTCGGTTAGGGGTGAAACGGTTGGCTCATAA
- a CDS encoding ABC transporter ATP-binding protein: protein MNIVLHYVKQLTSFSGRRLYFNLAGMVVSSLLDGIGILLLIPMLSISGIVDGNVSIPSMDEALSFLREFPVSTGLILVLGAYLVISVTQFIMQRKLNMQNVDIHQSFIHELRLRSYRELLSAKWEFYLNRRKSDIINTLTAEMSRVNTGVHLCMQTTTSIIFTVIQIGLALWISAPITLLVVISGVLLALFSRRFSKRSMALGRVTVELSQQYMAGITDLFNGIKEVKSNRLEHSRMKWVQMLSGKLRQEQREFTRIRTASQLLYKISSAVLIAAFIYTSVIFFQSRPEQMIVIIVIFSRLWPRFINIQANFEQVSSFIPAFRSLYELQKHSNEEAEHQSALAEIQDLRRTEPLRMKQGIGCRNVYFRYRSEESGYALENVSLQIPVNQMTAIVGRSGAGKSTLIDLIMGLIQPEEGEVLIDGKPLTGEKLKQFRHSISYVPQDPFLFHGSIRDNLLLVEPDATDERIWEALELSAAASFIRQLPQRLDTLIGDRGIKISGGERQRLVLGRALLRKPSILVLDEATSALDTENETKIQEVLDQLRGKTTILVIAHRFSTIRNADQVIVLDQGRIVQNGDYKQLALEQRGLFRKLLGARRDFDNNQPYEGEVYDWRSN, encoded by the coding sequence ATGAATATTGTGCTGCATTACGTGAAGCAGCTTACCTCATTCTCAGGCAGGAGGCTCTACTTCAATCTTGCCGGCATGGTCGTAAGCAGTTTATTGGATGGGATTGGAATTCTTCTTCTTATTCCGATGCTGAGCATAAGTGGAATCGTGGATGGTAATGTCAGCATTCCCTCTATGGACGAGGCGCTATCCTTCCTGCGCGAGTTCCCGGTATCAACCGGTTTAATCCTTGTTCTGGGAGCCTATCTGGTCATCTCAGTCACTCAATTCATCATGCAAAGAAAGTTAAATATGCAGAATGTGGATATTCATCAAAGCTTTATCCATGAGCTCAGACTCCGGAGCTACCGGGAGCTGTTGTCGGCCAAGTGGGAGTTCTATCTGAACCGAAGAAAGTCGGATATTATTAATACGTTAACGGCAGAGATGTCACGGGTCAATACGGGCGTTCATCTATGCATGCAGACGACGACCTCCATTATCTTTACGGTTATACAAATCGGGCTTGCGCTGTGGATATCCGCACCGATTACACTCTTAGTCGTAATCAGCGGCGTCCTGCTGGCGCTCTTCTCGCGAAGGTTCTCCAAGAGGTCGATGGCCCTCGGCCGGGTAACCGTTGAACTTTCGCAGCAATATATGGCGGGAATTACGGATCTCTTCAACGGAATCAAGGAAGTGAAGAGCAATCGATTAGAGCATTCTCGGATGAAATGGGTCCAGATGCTGTCGGGCAAACTCCGGCAGGAACAGAGGGAGTTTACGAGAATAAGAACGGCTTCACAGCTTCTGTACAAAATATCATCCGCGGTATTAATCGCTGCCTTCATCTATACTTCGGTCATATTCTTTCAATCGAGACCAGAGCAGATGATCGTCATTATTGTCATTTTTTCTCGGTTATGGCCGAGATTCATTAATATTCAGGCGAATTTTGAACAAGTATCATCATTTATTCCAGCATTCCGTTCGCTATACGAGCTTCAGAAGCATAGTAATGAGGAAGCTGAGCATCAAAGTGCGCTGGCGGAAATACAAGACCTTCGCAGGACGGAACCGCTTCGAATGAAGCAGGGGATCGGATGCAGAAACGTCTATTTCCGTTACCGTTCCGAAGAGTCCGGGTATGCGCTTGAGAACGTCAGTCTACAGATCCCGGTTAATCAAATGACGGCCATTGTAGGACGATCCGGCGCAGGCAAGAGCACGTTAATCGACTTGATTATGGGGCTTATTCAACCTGAAGAAGGCGAAGTTCTCATCGATGGCAAGCCTTTAACGGGAGAAAAGCTGAAGCAGTTCAGACATTCCATCAGCTATGTACCGCAGGATCCTTTCCTATTTCATGGAAGTATCCGGGATAATCTGCTGCTCGTTGAACCGGACGCTACCGATGAACGAATCTGGGAGGCACTTGAGTTATCGGCAGCTGCAAGCTTCATCAGGCAGCTTCCGCAAAGATTGGATACGCTGATCGGCGACCGTGGAATCAAAATATCGGGCGGCGAGCGTCAAAGGCTGGTTCTCGGGCGTGCACTACTGAGAAAACCGTCCATTCTCGTTCTGGATGAAGCGACTAGTGCGCTAGATACGGAGAATGAGACGAAAATTCAGGAAGTGCTGGACCAATTAAGAGGAAAAACGACGATTCTTGTTATCGCTCACCGCTTCTCGACCATTCGTAATGCCGATCAAGTCATTGTACTGGATCAGGGGCGGATTGTGCAGAATGGCGACTACAAGCAGCTGGCGCTCGAACAAAGAGGGTTATTCCGAAAGCTGCTTGGCGCGCGCAGAGACTTTGATAATAATCAACCCTATGAAGGAGAAGTCTATGATTGGAGATCGAATTAA
- a CDS encoding paeninodin family lasso peptide, with translation MKQEWKKPNLEVLSVSMTMAGPGEIIPDADQPDPTEVIHFES, from the coding sequence ATGAAGCAGGAGTGGAAAAAACCAAATCTGGAAGTACTTAGCGTCAGCATGACAATGGCCGGTCCCGGAGAAATCATTCCGGATGCCGATCAACCGGATCCAACGGAAGTCATTCACTTCGAGAGCTAA
- a CDS encoding right-handed parallel beta-helix repeat-containing protein: MNRLWKWLLAGTLVLPIATSTSNAEAPVGISELNGAEAAVSAIASTSTYRKTYVVDLARWGITKDGTKAAETTRGINNALVWASSQGFTTTTLPTGTYLIDKNSRINMVSNMTFKLDDKTVIQKEKNGKERYETLYIGYGITNVKLQGGIYRGDKNTHDYSKKDNKYTAGTHESGYGIMTEGAENLSVEGIKAEYFTGDGMVIGGKGTLVKDIYASHFESGSFDAAGKRNVDKNSIRTKVPIPFTNPIFLNEQTFEVTNNINLPRTFDIYFYKSDNTFLTSIKNASVQKILQIPTGAAKFHLVFKKTVTAGTYVEVWNKTVSKNIVVKDSEFAFNRRQGITIGGGDQVQILNNVFHDMKGIAPQSGIDIEGGFGENGHRNTNIKIKDNEFYNNAAYDLILYDGWNAIVEGNHFASKGVIGLAVSPPFTGAVVRNNHFDGTRIVAYHDVTFIDNRMNDSYTFFEGPNVKIEKMTFTDSILAISSSTPFGVTATDITMYNNKKQESAVSVWKKPVRLSNVTIHGETKLNTIVGGVEDGSIFDNLQLLGHSGAGLPRGTYNNCVFESAQGNKRELVATSAGNYVFNGCKIKSDLTGLYLDNKASNFTVKDSTFEITGNSPAISVQAAKKVDLQNNSITANNLTQLTVPMIKLNDYWKRTERHDILAAAISGNQITTNIAAIGISTIYAGVGAPPYTVTNNSLKKAKLELKKNDVAAKNTLQ; encoded by the coding sequence ATGAATCGATTATGGAAATGGCTGCTGGCAGGCACATTGGTTCTGCCAATCGCTACTAGCACATCAAATGCGGAAGCACCTGTAGGAATCTCCGAGCTTAATGGAGCTGAAGCAGCTGTGAGTGCAATTGCAAGTACAAGTACGTATAGAAAGACTTATGTTGTCGATTTGGCCCGGTGGGGCATCACTAAGGATGGTACAAAAGCAGCAGAAACAACGCGTGGAATCAACAATGCGCTTGTATGGGCAAGCTCACAAGGGTTCACAACGACGACCCTGCCTACGGGTACCTATCTGATCGATAAGAACAGCCGGATCAACATGGTCAGCAATATGACCTTCAAGCTGGATGATAAAACGGTCATTCAGAAAGAAAAGAATGGGAAAGAAAGATACGAGACGTTATACATAGGATACGGTATAACGAATGTCAAACTGCAGGGTGGGATTTATCGGGGCGACAAGAATACGCATGACTATTCCAAGAAAGACAATAAGTATACGGCGGGTACTCATGAGAGCGGATATGGGATAATGACAGAGGGTGCTGAGAATTTATCCGTCGAGGGAATTAAGGCAGAATACTTCACTGGCGATGGAATGGTAATCGGTGGAAAAGGAACGCTGGTCAAAGATATCTATGCATCGCATTTTGAATCTGGTTCCTTTGATGCGGCCGGCAAACGAAATGTGGACAAGAATTCGATTCGAACGAAGGTTCCAATTCCTTTTACGAATCCAATCTTTCTTAATGAGCAGACATTTGAAGTAACCAATAATATCAATCTGCCTAGAACATTTGATATTTATTTTTATAAGAGTGATAACACGTTTTTGACTAGTATTAAAAATGCATCGGTACAGAAAATCCTTCAGATTCCTACAGGTGCAGCAAAGTTCCATCTTGTATTCAAAAAAACAGTTACTGCTGGAACTTACGTAGAGGTTTGGAACAAAACGGTATCAAAAAACATCGTAGTGAAAGATTCAGAATTTGCCTTTAACCGTCGTCAGGGAATTACGATTGGCGGAGGAGATCAAGTACAAATTCTGAATAACGTCTTTCATGATATGAAAGGTATAGCCCCTCAATCTGGTATCGATATTGAAGGTGGATTCGGTGAGAACGGGCACCGTAATACGAACATTAAAATCAAAGACAATGAGTTCTATAATAACGCCGCTTATGATCTCATCTTATATGATGGTTGGAATGCCATTGTCGAAGGGAATCATTTCGCCTCGAAAGGGGTAATTGGTTTAGCTGTTAGCCCCCCGTTCACAGGTGCTGTAGTAAGGAATAATCATTTTGATGGAACGAGGATCGTGGCTTACCATGATGTGACCTTCATTGATAACCGTATGAATGATTCATACACTTTTTTCGAAGGACCGAATGTCAAAATTGAAAAGATGACATTTACAGACTCCATATTAGCTATATCAAGCAGTACTCCGTTTGGAGTTACAGCTACCGATATTACGATGTATAACAATAAAAAACAGGAAAGTGCAGTAAGTGTATGGAAGAAGCCCGTACGATTGTCAAACGTGACGATTCATGGCGAAACGAAGCTGAACACGATAGTTGGCGGCGTTGAGGATGGAAGCATCTTCGACAACCTGCAGCTGCTTGGTCATAGTGGAGCTGGTTTGCCGAGGGGGACCTATAACAATTGCGTCTTCGAGTCGGCACAAGGGAATAAGAGGGAATTAGTAGCCACAAGTGCCGGCAATTATGTATTTAACGGCTGCAAAATCAAATCAGATTTAACGGGACTGTATCTGGATAATAAAGCTAGTAATTTTACCGTAAAGGATAGTACGTTCGAGATCACGGGAAATTCGCCGGCTATTTCGGTGCAGGCTGCAAAAAAAGTCGACCTGCAAAACAATAGCATTACCGCTAATAATCTCACACAATTGACTGTTCCCATGATCAAGCTTAACGACTATTGGAAGCGTACAGAACGCCATGACATATTAGCGGCTGCCATTAGCGGCAATCAGATTACGACTAATATTGCGGCCATCGGTATTTCGACAATTTATGCAGGAGTCGGAGCGCCTCCATACACGGTGACCAATAATAGCTTGAAGAAGGCTAAACTAGAATTAAAGAAGAACGATGTCGCAGCGAAGAATACACTGCAATAA
- a CDS encoding helix-turn-helix domain-containing protein → MIGDRIKELREKKGLTLTELADLAGVSKSYLSHIERKLQNNPSLQMLSKISVPLETKVQYLLNDQEAPREEIFDQEWLALLNKAIEDGMSKEDFIRLSERVRSQ, encoded by the coding sequence ATGATTGGAGATCGAATTAAAGAGCTAAGGGAGAAGAAGGGCCTTACCCTCACCGAGCTGGCGGACCTAGCCGGCGTTTCCAAATCTTATTTGAGTCATATTGAACGAAAGCTGCAGAACAATCCTTCGCTGCAGATGCTATCCAAAATTTCCGTGCCGCTTGAAACGAAGGTTCAATACCTGCTGAACGATCAAGAAGCACCGAGAGAAGAAATATTCGATCAAGAATGGCTTGCATTGCTGAATAAGGCAATCGAGGACGGGATGAGCAAGGAAGATTTTATTCGTTTAAGCGAACGAGTGCGATCTCAATAA